A stretch of Sulfurimonas xiamenensis DNA encodes these proteins:
- a CDS encoding DUF3137 domain-containing protein produces the protein MKSVSELTDFYYKNLFPTLQELENDRKNLKQKIIFSAFALMAIFALIAYILENFYEFIIFAYIAFGAVIYKFLIHDYTHEFKIKIIKPLVHAIDDTLLYSSKTHVSDYFFEHSELFSKPDKLSGNDYVKGQIDGINIQFSDIHAQKRERSSKGKEHWSTIFQGLFIVADFNKNFYGQTVVLPDTAQSSFGTIIGHWMQSNNLARNELVKMDDPEFEKEFVVYSTNQIEARYILSNSLMKKLLAFKQKSNHKIHISFIGSHIYMAISYKKDLFEPSIFHSLLDYKIAMEYVKTLHLAISVVEELKLNQKLWSKR, from the coding sequence ATGAAAAGTGTAAGTGAACTCACCGATTTTTACTATAAAAATCTTTTTCCTACTCTGCAAGAACTTGAAAATGATAGAAAAAATCTTAAACAAAAAATCATTTTTTCAGCATTTGCTTTAATGGCTATATTTGCTCTTATCGCTTACATTTTAGAAAATTTTTATGAATTTATAATCTTTGCATATATTGCTTTTGGCGCGGTAATATACAAATTTTTAATTCATGATTATACACATGAGTTTAAAATCAAGATTATTAAACCTCTTGTTCATGCGATAGACGACACTCTGCTCTACTCTTCTAAAACTCATGTTTCAGACTATTTTTTTGAGCACTCCGAACTATTTTCTAAGCCTGATAAACTTAGCGGCAATGACTATGTCAAAGGACAAATTGATGGCATAAACATCCAGTTTTCAGATATTCATGCGCAAAAAAGAGAGAGAAGCTCAAAAGGAAAAGAACACTGGAGTACAATATTTCAAGGTCTATTTATCGTTGCTGATTTTAATAAAAATTTTTACGGTCAAACAGTAGTTTTACCAGATACCGCTCAAAGCAGTTTTGGTACTATTATCGGTCACTGGATGCAGTCAAACAACTTAGCTAGAAATGAGCTTGTTAAGATGGACGACCCTGAATTTGAAAAAGAGTTTGTTGTCTACTCTACAAATCAAATAGAGGCTAGATATATCCTCTCTAACTCATTAATGAAAAAACTCCTTGCTTTTAAACAAAAATCCAATCATAAAATCCATATCTCATTTATAGGCAGCCACATCTATATGGCTATTAGCTACAAGAAAGATCTTTTTGAGCCGTCTATCTTTCATTCACTTTTAGACTATAAAATTGCTATGGAGTATGTAAAAACTCTCCATTTGGCAATCAGTGTTGTCGAAGAACTAAAATTAAATCAAAAACTATGGAGCAAAAGATGA